GAAATTGCTGGAGAAAGTGGAGCGCATCGAAGCGCCGATCGAGGCCGTCGGTGGGCCCCGCTTCCAGTTCCCACCAGCGCCCCGCTGCGGCCGTCAGGTGGCGGTGTTCGAAAAGCTCACCCACAGCTATGACGACAAGATCCTTTTCCTGGAGGCGGATCTGGAGGTGGAGCGCGGCGATCGGATCGCCTTCGTGGGCCCCAACGGCGCCGGCAAATCCACCCTGCTGCGGCTGGTGATGGGCGGCGAATCCCCAGATGACGGCAGCGCCCGCCTGGGGGAGCACAACGTGATCGCCAGCTACTTCGAGCAGAACCAGGCCGAAGCCCTGGATCTTGACAAGACCGTGATCGACACCCTGTTCGAGGCGGTGCCCGACTGGACCCAGACCCAGGTGCGCTCACTGCTGGGCAGCTTCGGCTTCAGCAACGACTCGGTGTTTAAAGCGGCAGGCAAGCTCTCCGGGGGCGAAAAGGCCCGCCTGGCACTGGCCCTGATGCTGCTGAGCCCCTGCAACCTGCTGGTGCTGGATGAACCCACCAACCACCTGGACATCCCCGCCAAGCAGATGCTTGAAGACGCGCTGATGGCCTACGAGGGGGCTGCCCTGCTGGTCTCCCACGACCGCTACTTCATCGCACGAGTGGCCAACAAGATCGTCGAGCTGCGCGACGGCGAACTGGTGCTCTACCGCGGCGACTACGCCTACTACCAGGAGAAGAAGGAAGAGGAGGCCGCCGAGCGGCAGGAGCTCGCGGCAGCCCGTGCCCGGGAGGCCAAGAAAGCCAGCAACCAGCAGAAACAGAAGGCCCGCTCGGGGGCGGGACGCACGGCGGCCTGAACCTTCCTTCCAGCTAGGCAAATCTGCTCTATGAAGGAAAACTCATTTCGTGGGTGCACCCTCAAAGGTGTGCATAACCTGACAGTACCCCCCGCTTCGGGATTGATGACTTTCCCCATCGGTGATTACACCTCCTCCAAGCCCCAGGACCTGGAGGGCGCCGGCGACTATCAGCCTCACCACCACCGCACCAGGGAAGCCGCCGAAACCTATTTCGAGTGCATCACCACCTGCTCCCTGGATGACGGCGAATGCGTGACTATGTGCGTGGAGGAACTGCGGCAAGTGAGCTGAACCACCAGGTCAAGGGAGAGCGCCTCCCAAGGCACGCCCGTCCGGTGCGGAGGCGCTGACAGCCAGCGGGTAGCTCTGTGGCATTGGATACGCGCCGACCCGAAACACTTCGTAGCATTGGTTCAGTCCAACGCCCCGTCGTGACCTCGCCATGTCCGATCAACTCGCCCTCAGCATTGGCCAGCAGTTCGAACTGGAGCGCATGAATCGGGTGATCGATTCCACTGGTGATCCGCAGATGCTGCAGGGACTGGCCAAGCAGTTGCTCCAAGCCTGGCAAAGCCAGAAGGCGGCCACCCAATGGATCATGCGTCAACAGCTAGCCACCCCCTCGAGTTTCTCGATCGATGCCTTCAAGGGGATTGAGCTCATGGGGGCCGACCCATCGAATCCAGCCGCTCCCCCTGCCGGTGCCATGGACGTGCTTTAACGGCCCAGTTGAGCTGATAGCTCCGTCGGGGTCACCCGCAGTTGCAGTGGGGTCCCCGCTCGGATCAAGTCCAGTTGCATCGGACGGCCCACGCCGTTCTGCTCCACTGCTGTGATCAGCTGGGGAGGACCCGCCAGGGGCTTTCCCTCCACAGCCACGATCACATCACCCCGGCGCACTCCCGCCTGCTCGGCAGGACTTCCCGGGCTCACCGACATCACCACGGCACCACGGCTGGCCCCCTGACCTTCACCCGGTCTCACCGCATCAAGGCCCACACCGATCATGGCGTGGCTCACGCGGCCAGTGGCCAACAGCTGGCTCACGATGGTGCGGGCACGGTTGATCGGGATCGCGAATCCCAGGCCGGCCCCCGGGCCAGAGCGCACCAGGGTGTTGATGCCCACCACCTCGCCATCGGCGTTGAGCAGCGGGCCGCCGGAATTACCAGGGTTGATGGCGGCGTCGGTCTGGATCAGATCCAGCCGCTTATCAGTGATCCCCAGCTTGCTGACGTTGCGGTTGAGGTTGCTGATGATCCCCAGAGTCACCGTGTTATCGAGGCCGTAGGGGTTGCCGACGGCAATGGCCCAATCCCCCACCTGCAGGGCATCGGAATTGCCTAGGGGAGCCACCGGCCAGGGCCCTGCTCCCATTAACCGCACCACCGCCATGTCGGTGACAGGGTCAAGGCCCACCACCTTGCCTTCCACCCGGCGACCGTCCTTGAGCCCGACGGTCACCCGGCTGCCCTTTTCGACCACGTGGGCGTTGGTGAGGATCAAGCCCTCGGCCTGAAAGATCACACCGCTGCCCTGGCCGCGCTCCGTGCGCTGGGAGGGGGGCTGGGCCTGGGGCATCCCAAAGAACTGACGGAACATCGGGTCCATCAGCAGTCCCTGGGGCAGGCCCGATCCACCGCGGCTGACCACCGTGCGCTCGGTGTCGATCGTGACCACTGCCGGCCCGGTGCGGCGCACCGCCTCGGCCACAAACGACTGCTTGGAGATCCCAGAGAGAGCGCCACCTGCGGCCTCGGCGCCCAAGGGGGGCATCAGCAGCGGGGTGGCCGAACTCAGCAGCAGAACGGAGAGCAATGGAACGGCCCGATGGGGCCGGCAGGAAAGCCTCGGCATGCAACCGCACGGACGTGTCATTCAGACGCTAAGAAGCGTTGGCGGTCCTTGAACAGCTGCGAGAGGGCCGAGATGTGACCGAATGCGCGGATCGCCCCTGGCCGAGGCGGCGGCCAGGCCGCAAGAGGCCTTTTGTAGGCTTAAGCTTAATGAAGTTCTGTGTCAACCGATGAACACTGACCATCTACTGCTGGCTTTTCTCGCCTTCGGTGCGGCCTGCAGCACCCTCTGGGCCTGGACCTACGCCCAAAATTCCCCATCTCGGCAATGATGGACTGACCACGGCGTCCTGGTCCCTCAGCTTTGCTTCGCCATGAGCCCCGTTCTCTCCCAACTGCTTCCCCTGGCCTACGCCGCCTGTGTCCTGGTGCTGCTTTATCAGGCCTTCAAGGTGATGGGCCAGGGCTACAAGGCGATCCCCCGGCCGGGTGATGCAGGCGCAGTCTCCTCGGTCAACACACCAACGGGATCGGGCGGCTCCGACCGCACCGGCCGTCTCACCATTCACCCTGAATTGCTTGACTCCGACGGTCAGATCACCCAGGACGATCTGCTGACCGTGCGTTTCAGCGGCGACAACGAACAGACCGCCCTGCCCCGGGACCCCGCCTGAATACCCTGGGACGGGTCCGTGAACTGGTACAACCGGTGCGTGCCCGAGATAACCGGTAGAGGCTTCATCGTTGGACCAGAGAACAAGAATCGTGGCGGCCGTCCTGGGGGGCTTGAAGCTTCCACCCCGCTTCCGCTTGCACCTGATCAAGGAGGATCCGGTGCGCCTTGAACTGAGCATCACCCCGGCCTATGGCAAGGATCCGATCCTGGTCGGGCTGGTGGAATCGCAGGATCTGGTGGCCCGCCGCGACCGGGAAGGCCGGATCCCCC
This sequence is a window from Cyanobium sp. ATX 6F1. Protein-coding genes within it:
- a CDS encoding trypsin-like peptidase domain-containing protein, which codes for MPRLSCRPHRAVPLLSVLLLSSATPLLMPPLGAEAAGGALSGISKQSFVAEAVRRTGPAVVTIDTERTVVSRGGSGLPQGLLMDPMFRQFFGMPQAQPPSQRTERGQGSGVIFQAEGLILTNAHVVEKGSRVTVGLKDGRRVEGKVVGLDPVTDMAVVRLMGAGPWPVAPLGNSDALQVGDWAIAVGNPYGLDNTVTLGIISNLNRNVSKLGITDKRLDLIQTDAAINPGNSGGPLLNADGEVVGINTLVRSGPGAGLGFAIPINRARTIVSQLLATGRVSHAMIGVGLDAVRPGEGQGASRGAVVMSVSPGSPAEQAGVRRGDVIVAVEGKPLAGPPQLITAVEQNGVGRPMQLDLIRAGTPLQLRVTPTELSAQLGR
- a CDS encoding DUF2973 domain-containing protein — encoded protein: MSPVLSQLLPLAYAACVLVLLYQAFKVMGQGYKAIPRPGDAGAVSSVNTPTGSGGSDRTGRLTIHPELLDSDGQITQDDLLTVRFSGDNEQTALPRDPA